One Natrinema halophilum genomic window carries:
- a CDS encoding 2-oxoacid:acceptor oxidoreductase subunit alpha: protein MSSDELIWRIAGGSGDGIDSTSQNFAKALMRSGLDVFTHRHYPSRIRGGHTYVEIRAADHEVQSRGDGYNFLLALGDSFARNPQEEAYYGNEEIKPLSENLDDLREGGIIVYDEGLIGEEDVADIDLEARAEENNWHVFPMDLRGLAREHGREVMRNTAGVGVTAALLEMDLDHIEDLMSDAMGGDVLESNLEILHEAYDTVAEEYDFDHDLRAPEGSHETEQALLSGSNAIAYGAIDAGCRFIAGYPMTPWTDVFTILSQNFPDMGGVSEQVEDEIAAAALAVGASHAGAKAMSGSSGGGFALMSEPLGLAEMTETPIVLVESMRAGPSTGMPTKPEQGDLEFVLYTSQGDSSRVVFAPGNIEEAYDQTRLAFKIAWDYQIPTIIIYDQKLSGENTNVDVEFFDREPEPDLGSTMTEEELREAAHDASGKFKRFNYDDAEKGVSPRSLPGQQGGRFLATGNEHSPVGHISEDPDNRVFQMDRRLEKLDHIREELTEEHASNQTTFGDETAEYGIITWGSSQGAVAEAVERLNGNGYAVKGLSVSDMMPFPEAEVTDFLESVDEAMVVEMNATAQFRGLIQKELGRFGDKMTSLLKYNGNPFEPAEIVEGYEVNLEGEDRQPSAQVRIEPAAGD from the coding sequence ATGAGTAGCGACGAACTTATCTGGCGAATCGCGGGCGGTTCCGGTGACGGAATCGACTCGACGAGTCAGAACTTCGCCAAGGCGCTGATGCGCTCGGGGCTCGACGTATTTACCCATCGACACTACCCGTCGCGAATTCGCGGCGGCCACACGTACGTCGAAATTCGGGCCGCAGACCACGAGGTACAGTCACGCGGAGACGGCTACAACTTCCTGCTGGCACTGGGTGATTCGTTCGCCCGGAACCCCCAGGAAGAGGCCTACTACGGCAACGAGGAGATCAAACCCCTTTCCGAGAACCTGGACGATCTCCGCGAAGGCGGGATCATCGTCTACGACGAGGGGCTCATCGGCGAGGAAGACGTCGCGGACATCGATCTGGAGGCACGCGCCGAGGAGAACAACTGGCACGTCTTCCCGATGGACCTTCGGGGGCTCGCACGGGAACACGGCCGCGAAGTCATGCGCAATACCGCCGGTGTCGGGGTGACGGCGGCGTTGCTCGAGATGGACCTCGATCACATTGAAGACCTGATGTCCGACGCGATGGGCGGGGACGTCCTCGAGTCGAACCTCGAAATTCTTCACGAGGCGTACGACACCGTCGCCGAAGAGTACGACTTCGATCACGACCTGCGCGCGCCGGAAGGCTCCCACGAGACCGAGCAAGCGCTGCTGTCGGGTTCGAACGCGATCGCGTACGGCGCGATCGACGCCGGCTGCCGATTCATCGCCGGTTACCCGATGACGCCGTGGACGGACGTGTTCACCATTCTCAGCCAGAACTTCCCCGACATGGGCGGCGTCTCCGAGCAGGTCGAAGACGAGATCGCCGCCGCGGCACTCGCGGTCGGTGCGAGCCACGCCGGGGCGAAGGCCATGTCCGGTTCGTCGGGCGGCGGGTTCGCCCTGATGTCCGAACCGCTCGGCCTCGCAGAGATGACCGAGACTCCAATCGTCCTAGTCGAGTCGATGCGCGCCGGTCCTTCGACCGGGATGCCGACGAAACCCGAACAGGGCGACCTCGAGTTCGTCCTCTACACCAGCCAGGGCGACTCTTCGCGGGTCGTCTTCGCACCCGGCAACATCGAGGAAGCCTACGATCAGACCAGACTCGCCTTCAAGATTGCATGGGACTACCAGATCCCGACGATTATCATCTACGACCAGAAGCTCTCGGGCGAGAACACGAACGTCGACGTCGAGTTCTTCGACCGGGAACCCGAGCCCGATCTGGGGTCGACGATGACCGAGGAGGAACTCCGGGAGGCCGCCCACGACGCGAGCGGGAAATTCAAACGGTTCAACTACGACGACGCCGAGAAAGGCGTCAGCCCTCGTTCGCTTCCCGGCCAGCAAGGCGGGCGCTTCCTCGCGACCGGCAACGAACACAGCCCGGTCGGCCACATCAGCGAGGACCCCGACAACCGCGTCTTCCAGATGGATCGCCGTCTCGAGAAACTCGACCACATCCGCGAGGAACTTACCGAAGAACACGCGTCCAACCAGACCACCTTCGGCGACGAGACGGCCGAGTACGGTATCATCACCTGGGGTTCGTCACAGGGTGCAGTCGCGGAAGCCGTCGAGCGGCTCAACGGGAACGGCTACGCCGTCAAGGGACTCAGCGTCTCCGACATGATGCCGTTCCCCGAAGCCGAAGTGACCGACTTCCTAGAGAGCGTCGACGAGGCGATGGTCGTCGAGATGAACGCCACCGCTCAGTTCCGCGGGCTGATCCAGAAAGAACTGGGCCGGTTCGGCGACAAAATGACCAGTTTGCTGAAGTACAACGGCAACCCCTTCGAACCCGCCGAGATCGTCGAGGGATACGAAGTCAATCTCGAAGGAGAAGACCGCCAGCCAAGCGCACAGGTACGAATCGAACCAGCCGCAGGTGACTAA
- a CDS encoding thiamine pyrophosphate-dependent enzyme — MSAFNAIGEEREIDRDEFTPGIEPQPTWCPGCGDFGVLKALKQALPEVGKTPEEVLTVTGIGCSGKLNSYLDTYGFHTIHGRSLPVARAAKLANTDLEVIAAGGDGDGYGIGGNHFIHSARENHDMTYIVFNNEIFGLTKGQTSPTSPKGHKSKTQPSGSAKTPLRPLSLSLNAGASYIARTAAVNPNQAKEIIKEAIEHDGFAHIDFLTQCPTWNKDARQYVPYIDVQESDDYDFDVTDRREAAEMMHETEDVLNEGTVLTGRYYVDDDRPSYQQEKAAVGEMPDEPLAERYFDDDAEWERSYDLLERHT; from the coding sequence ATGAGTGCATTCAACGCGATCGGAGAGGAACGAGAGATCGACCGGGACGAGTTTACGCCCGGTATCGAACCGCAGCCGACCTGGTGTCCGGGCTGTGGCGATTTCGGCGTCTTAAAGGCGCTGAAGCAGGCCCTCCCAGAAGTCGGCAAGACGCCAGAGGAGGTGCTGACCGTGACCGGGATCGGCTGTTCCGGCAAACTGAACAGCTATCTGGACACCTACGGGTTCCACACGATTCACGGACGCTCGCTGCCCGTCGCTCGAGCGGCCAAGTTGGCGAACACCGATCTCGAAGTCATCGCTGCCGGCGGCGACGGCGACGGATACGGGATCGGCGGGAACCACTTCATCCACTCGGCCCGGGAAAATCACGATATGACGTACATCGTGTTCAACAACGAGATATTCGGCCTGACCAAAGGTCAGACCTCCCCGACGAGTCCGAAAGGTCACAAGTCAAAGACCCAGCCTTCGGGCAGTGCGAAGACGCCGTTGCGGCCGCTTTCGCTATCGTTGAACGCGGGCGCGAGCTACATCGCCCGCACCGCTGCCGTCAATCCGAACCAGGCCAAGGAGATCATCAAGGAAGCCATCGAACACGACGGCTTCGCCCACATCGACTTCCTCACGCAGTGTCCGACCTGGAACAAGGACGCCCGTCAATACGTCCCCTACATCGACGTACAGGAATCCGACGACTACGACTTCGACGTGACCGATCGGCGCGAAGCCGCCGAAATGATGCACGAAACCGAGGACGTCCTCAACGAGGGCACCGTCCTGACCGGCCGGTACTACGTCGACGACGATCGCCCGTCCTACCAGCAGGAAAAAGCCGCCGTCGGAGAGATGCCGGACGAACCGCTGGCCGAGCGGTACTTCGACGACGACGCCGAATGGGAACGAAGCTACGATCTGCTCGAGCGCCACACCTGA
- the lrpA1 gene encoding HTH-type transcriptional regulator LrpA1: MSTQATEDQILEVLEEDAQASYAEIAKRANVSKPTVRKYINQLEEEGVIVGYSADIDPKKLSSQTIALVGLDVSSERYVEATQAIKELDEVEALYSSSGDHMLMAEVRAEDGDSLGEIISEQLLEIDGVTAAHPSFLQERLK, translated from the coding sequence ATGAGTACCCAGGCGACGGAAGATCAAATTCTCGAGGTTCTCGAGGAGGACGCTCAGGCGTCCTACGCCGAGATCGCCAAGCGGGCAAACGTCTCGAAACCGACGGTGCGGAAGTACATCAATCAACTCGAGGAAGAGGGGGTCATCGTCGGCTACTCTGCCGACATCGACCCGAAAAAACTCTCGAGCCAAACGATCGCGCTGGTCGGTCTCGACGTTTCGAGCGAGCGATACGTGGAAGCGACGCAGGCCATTAAAGAACTCGACGAGGTCGAAGCGCTGTACAGTTCCAGCGGCGATCACATGCTAATGGCCGAAGTTCGCGCCGAGGACGGCGATTCGCTGGGCGAGATCATTTCTGAGCAATTGCTCGAGATAGACGGCGTCACCGCGGCCCATCCCTCGTTTCTACAGGAGCGTCTGAAGTAA
- a CDS encoding SRPBCC family protein, with the protein MATYDRETTVESTFEDVWEFNSRISGLEAVTPDWMNLRVEHVIGPDGEAHPDVLEHGSEVALSIRPFGVGPRQHWTSVITDREREEGSAYFRDEMVHGPFDRWEHTHTFYADGDRTVIRDRVQYELPLGGIGDAVAPLSKLGFEAMFRTRHRLAKARLE; encoded by the coding sequence ATGGCCACGTACGACCGCGAAACGACCGTCGAATCGACGTTCGAGGACGTCTGGGAGTTCAATTCGCGGATTTCTGGGCTCGAGGCAGTGACGCCGGACTGGATGAACCTCCGCGTCGAGCACGTAATCGGCCCGGACGGCGAGGCACATCCCGACGTGCTCGAGCACGGTTCGGAAGTCGCGCTGTCGATTCGCCCGTTCGGAGTGGGGCCACGCCAGCACTGGACATCGGTCATCACGGACCGCGAGCGTGAGGAGGGGTCGGCCTACTTTCGCGACGAGATGGTCCACGGTCCGTTCGATCGCTGGGAACACACTCACACGTTTTACGCCGATGGCGACCGGACGGTCATACGAGACCGAGTCCAGTACGAACTTCCGCTCGGTGGAATCGGCGACGCGGTGGCACCGCTTTCGAAACTCGGCTTCGAGGCGATGTTCCGGACGCGCCATCGACTGGCGAAGGCGCGACTCGAGTGA
- a CDS encoding nitrous oxide reductase accessory protein NosL, translating to MTDRTGLERRALLGILGTGLAAGIAGCLGGDQPDTETDDGPPAQVYEPTIENVDDGPFEFPDGHRCAVCSMIATEWFGKSQLVHENGLAAVFDSPGCLFAYVASSTPESPIAGAWTTDYETGGLIDATEAHFVLITDEEAADDPMGIDPRPYADREDAVAFLEEWDAEELTPEDDIIVGLEDVDLEIASIYREHHLPDE from the coding sequence ATGACTGACCGAACCGGGCTCGAGCGGCGGGCCCTGCTGGGCATCCTCGGGACGGGACTTGCCGCAGGTATCGCGGGCTGTCTCGGCGGCGACCAGCCCGACACCGAGACCGACGACGGGCCCCCCGCGCAGGTATACGAACCCACTATCGAGAACGTCGACGACGGACCGTTCGAATTCCCCGACGGGCACCGCTGTGCGGTCTGTAGCATGATCGCGACCGAATGGTTCGGGAAAAGCCAACTCGTCCACGAAAACGGGCTAGCGGCGGTCTTCGACTCGCCCGGCTGTCTGTTCGCGTACGTCGCCTCATCGACGCCGGAATCGCCGATCGCCGGTGCCTGGACGACCGACTACGAGACTGGTGGTCTCATCGATGCGACCGAGGCCCACTTCGTCCTCATTACCGACGAGGAGGCAGCCGATGACCCGATGGGAATCGATCCGCGCCCGTACGCCGACCGTGAAGACGCGGTTGCGTTCCTCGAAGAATGGGATGCAGAGGAGTTGACGCCCGAAGACGACATCATCGTCGGACTCGAGGACGTCGACCTCGAAATCGCGTCGATCTATCGCGAACACCATCTCCCGGACGAGTAG
- a CDS encoding DMT family transporter yields MTVDLEVPPIAVLAVAVLATSTSAILVRWSAAPSSVAAFYRILFTTALVTPVAVGRYRAAFARLSRRDFMGAIGAGTALAVHFAAWFESLNHTSVAASVTLVQSQPIFVAVGAWLLLGERIGRKTAAGIVVAILGAAVMSLGDTETTLLSDATLYGNALALLGAVTVAGYVLAGRSIRQRVSLFPYVAVVYGVCAVMLMLVVVAQGHAFVGYPTREWLLFLGLAVGPGIVGHTVSNWVIERLESVVVSVAWLGEPVGATALAFVLLAEVPDPVTVVGGLAVVAGVAVATLERG; encoded by the coding sequence GTGACCGTCGACCTCGAGGTACCGCCGATCGCCGTGCTCGCCGTTGCCGTGTTGGCGACGAGCACCAGCGCGATTCTGGTTCGCTGGAGCGCGGCCCCGAGTTCGGTCGCGGCGTTCTATCGGATTCTCTTTACGACGGCGCTGGTCACACCGGTCGCCGTAGGTCGCTACCGCGCAGCCTTCGCGCGACTCTCCCGTCGCGACTTCATGGGTGCTATCGGTGCCGGCACGGCTCTGGCGGTCCACTTCGCAGCTTGGTTCGAAAGCCTAAACCACACGAGCGTCGCTGCGAGCGTAACGCTCGTACAGAGCCAGCCCATCTTCGTGGCGGTTGGAGCGTGGCTACTCCTCGGCGAACGAATCGGTCGAAAAACGGCGGCTGGAATCGTCGTCGCGATACTAGGCGCCGCCGTCATGTCTCTCGGCGACACCGAAACGACGCTGCTGTCCGACGCGACGCTGTACGGTAACGCGCTCGCGTTACTCGGCGCGGTGACCGTCGCCGGATACGTACTGGCCGGCCGGTCTATTCGTCAGCGCGTCTCCCTTTTTCCGTACGTGGCGGTCGTATACGGCGTCTGCGCGGTGATGCTTATGCTCGTCGTCGTGGCCCAGGGCCACGCGTTCGTCGGCTACCCCACCCGTGAATGGCTCCTCTTTCTCGGCCTGGCCGTCGGCCCGGGAATCGTCGGCCATACCGTGAGCAACTGGGTCATAGAGCGCCTCGAGTCGGTCGTCGTGAGCGTCGCCTGGCTCGGCGAGCCGGTGGGTGCGACCGCGCTCGCGTTCGTCCTGCTCGCGGAGGTCCCCGATCCGGTCACGGTCGTCGGTGGTCTCGCCGTGGTTGCGGGCGTCGCCGTCGCGACGCTCGAGCGAGGATAA